The following are encoded together in the Longimicrobiales bacterium genome:
- a CDS encoding N-acetylmuramoyl-L-alanine amidase, which yields MRYGTVGAALAIAVTLAWAGPTRAQDAAPEVRVQRADGVEEFVSASMERGFAALQLGVFEQLGWSVAEVETAIALSGPHGVIVTMRLGSPFFFWNEEVLQLADAPYREDSETFVPLQLLIDFVPRRISELYAFDGPTFTLQAADPADWGGTVVETLSPSEPQGLTETERAPATDPVASDPDPVITPEYEGDRVVIIDPGHGGGDPGTLGNGVREKDVALGIGLIMADLLEREPGIKVYLTRDDDTFVPIWDRGDQATEWKGEQAGVFISLHANGLTNRSVRGFETYFLSEARTDHERRVAAIENAPLQVQGQSIDADAEPDLGFILRELRTLDHQHWSAMLAEFVQEEMANFHPGPNRGVKQGVLAVLTNAVMPSVLVEVGFVTNEDEGPLLVQERFQDEAARSIARAVLRFFERYPPGSGTGGPGDGV from the coding sequence ATGAGGTACGGCACGGTCGGAGCTGCGCTGGCCATTGCGGTGACCCTAGCGTGGGCCGGCCCCACGCGCGCCCAAGACGCTGCTCCCGAGGTCCGGGTGCAACGTGCCGATGGAGTAGAGGAGTTCGTATCGGCTTCGATGGAGCGCGGATTCGCGGCGTTGCAACTCGGCGTGTTCGAGCAGTTGGGGTGGTCCGTAGCTGAGGTTGAGACCGCTATTGCGCTGTCGGGGCCCCACGGAGTGATCGTAACCATGCGCTTGGGGTCGCCCTTCTTCTTCTGGAACGAAGAAGTACTTCAGCTCGCAGACGCACCGTACCGAGAGGACTCGGAGACCTTCGTCCCGCTCCAACTCCTCATCGACTTCGTCCCTCGACGGATTTCGGAGCTGTATGCGTTCGACGGTCCGACGTTCACACTTCAGGCGGCCGATCCGGCGGATTGGGGTGGCACAGTGGTGGAGACACTCTCACCAAGTGAACCGCAGGGCCTAACCGAGACCGAACGGGCTCCCGCGACCGACCCCGTGGCTTCTGACCCAGACCCAGTGATCACCCCTGAGTACGAAGGCGATCGGGTCGTGATCATCGATCCTGGGCACGGCGGAGGGGATCCGGGTACGCTCGGAAATGGCGTTCGTGAGAAGGACGTCGCTCTCGGAATCGGACTGATCATGGCGGACCTTCTCGAGCGTGAGCCTGGAATCAAGGTCTACCTGACGAGGGATGACGACACCTTCGTCCCGATTTGGGACCGAGGCGATCAGGCGACCGAATGGAAGGGCGAGCAGGCAGGAGTGTTTATTTCACTACACGCGAACGGACTCACCAATCGGTCCGTGCGGGGCTTCGAGACGTACTTCCTTTCCGAGGCGAGGACGGATCACGAGCGACGCGTCGCGGCGATCGAGAATGCTCCGCTCCAGGTTCAAGGGCAGAGCATCGACGCAGATGCCGAGCCTGACTTAGGCTTCATCCTCCGAGAGCTACGCACGCTCGATCACCAGCATTGGTCGGCAATGTTAGCCGAGTTCGTTCAGGAGGAGATGGCCAACTTCCATCCGGGACCGAACCGTGGCGTGAAACAGGGAGTGCTCGCGGTGCTTACGAACGCCGTTATGCCGTCCGTGCTCGTTGAGGTCGGCTTCGTGACTAATGAGGACGAAGGGCCGCTGCTCGTTCAGGAACGGTTTCAGGACGAGGCGGCTCGCTCCATCGCGCGTGCCGTTCTCCGCTTCTTCGAGCGATACCCGCCGGGTAGCGGCACCGGGGGACCGGGAGACGGAGTGTGA